The region AGATCTAACCGAAACGGAAATGGCTGGGAATAGGGGATGCCGATGAATGCCGCTCCGGCATCAGGGCGGCGCGGTAGAGGGTCGTGTCGTGCGGAGGATTGAGGGGTTGGTCGTCATGGTCGAATCGTGAGAGAGTGGTTCGCGGTCAGAAACGCGATGGTTGCCGGATGGAGGGACCATGGTCACCGTCGGTTCTTCGGCGGTGAGAAACGCGGTTCGATGAGTCGTCCAAATCTATGGTGGTCGGCGGAGCTCACGGCGGCGCGGCTATGGCGAGGGTGGGGAGTGACGCGTCGATCCCATCGATCTCGTCGTGAGGTTGACTTCCGTTTCTCAACAGGTTTGGATTTTACTCCCGATTCAGATTCGTTTGATTTGCTCCGATTTGGCATTAGCTAAAGTTCTGCTTTCAATTTAAGAACAAGTTAAATATTGTGTAaattttgattgatttttttttccCAGTAAATATTGCTAGATTTTTATATGTTTGATTCCAATTCTGTTCTGACTTTGGATTTGGTTGAATATGTCCGACCCTGTTTCGATTGCAGTTTCTGAATCTTCCAACAACTGGTTTGCGTTTTGGCTCAATTCTGCTTGGATTCATGACTATCAATTCAATCTTCGACTCATTTTATTGTATAGAGATTTGTATTATGGCGTTTATATTCGTTTAGAAAGGCTATGTTAGTAATGAATATAAGGATTTTGCAGGAACATCCTGT is a window of Lathyrus oleraceus cultivar Zhongwan6 chromosome 6, CAAS_Psat_ZW6_1.0, whole genome shotgun sequence DNA encoding:
- the LOC127091714 gene encoding uncharacterized protein LOC127091714 — translated: MVAGWRDHGHRRFFGGEKRGSMSRPNLWWSAELTAARLWRGWGVTRRSHRSRREVDFRFSTVSESSNNWFAFWLNSAWIHDYQFNLRLILLYRDLYYGVYIRLERLC